The DNA window TATTCAAACTCCGACAGGGAGTAGGCGTGTCTGGACCGAGAGtgtcagaattcaaatgatctGACAACACTTCTGTGTGACAGCCAGGCCGGGTCCCCCTTTCCCCCCACACTTTCCTCGCCCATGCTCAAATCCCAAATTAAACCCAGAACACACCAAAAGAGAGGTCCCCTAAAGGAGGACAGCGGGGTCAGGGGTCAAGACATGACAGCAAGTTAAAACTTGAAACTTTGGCAACAACTCAGAGAATCAACTGAGTGTTAAACTGAGTGTGTTAATAACTGAcactattgtgtgtgtgtgtgtgtgtgtgtgtgtgtgtgtgccatctCCTGCAGAGCACACCCGTTGGCACAGGCCGTGAACATGTTTGGGTGTGACTCTCATTGATGGGTGTGATTTGTAGAAACTTTGTCAAGCTGTGGCAGGACCTGCGTGATCCTGGGTGTGtcgcagtgagagagagaaaaccacACAGAGCCAGAAcaagtctttctctctttccttctttcacTGGATCACTTTCTGTCTTCAGGAGGAGAGTCTGAAGGTGAGTACAGGACAGCACCTGAGATCTGAATTTTAAGAAGAGATAGCAGGACTCAGCCAGGTGTTACACAGCTAACAGATCGTGGTTCATGCAGTTTGTCACCTGGTTAGCCAGCAATGGGGATGGTTTAAAGAGTCTAAATCGTTTTAGATTCATCGCTGAGTGAATTCATCAGAGGTGGGTGGAAGCTGTCTGCACACGTTTAGAAAGTGTAGGATATCGACAGgttgcaaaataaaaaccagtAGTTGCAGAGTTCTCTTAAAAGTTTGCATTAGATAGGTGAGAGTTTAAAGAATCAAACCAGGAAGCCGAAGACTCAAATGATCATTCAGCTTCTTCCTGCAGGAGAATTAACTTCCTCACCTTCACTTGTGAagagactgaaatgttttattttcttcatacaGGACAGTGCGACTCAGCGATATACCAGCGGATGCTACATTTTTAGAGTCTCCTCTTTTTATTGGACACAATGGCTTCAACATCACCACCGTTCTCTCTGTCCAAGGCCAACAGTACCTTCTCTCTGGATCTGTTCAAAAAGCTGAGTGACGACGACAAGACGGCGAATATCTTCTACTCTCCCCTCAGCATCTCGTCTGCTCTGGCCATGGTGATGCTGGGGGCCAGAGCCAACACGGCTGCACAGATGTCGGaggtacaaaacacacacacacacactcgctcaaacAGTGTGATAATAAGGAGGGGAAAAGTCACAGTCTGCATGTTAACACACCCGTTTGGAGCAGAATCAGACATTCAGATGTCATGAAGTCAGTGGATCTGGTTCATCGTGCTGCTGGAATTAAGCCACCCCTATTACTGcaggaaaagacaaagaagaaaggGGTGGGGTTGGACCTTCAAGTCGTGTCATGTGCACACAGATACTTACATATTCTCACACTGTGGTAGAGGAGACGACAGGACAAGTTTTTGGTCACTGCAGGtttttcatttctctgtctGGGAGACAAGGTGTGGCAGAGAGAATTATTAGTTCTGTTATGACTCACTttacagaaagaggaagagttaTGATCACTCTGCAGGTTGTCAACCAAAGAAAAACTATCGGTGAATATGGGAGCACCACCACGGGCTTCTACATTATTCCTCCACTTCACGCCTTTTGAAATctaaatattgttgttttcattgtatttattAGTAGATACAGTTTTTACATGAAGGTTCCCAACACACAAAAGTTTAAGGAGCAGTATGTatctctgacccctagtggttagaatgggtactgcagtctaaattctaaacattgtagagagctgtctcccccccccccccccccctcctctctagagttgatgctcacacaggtcaccatgtggtggactctgaagcttcagtgtttatccaactctgcatgggtctgtaaacctttctgtgttctaacctctctccatttttcaaaaacatctccaatattgatcctagtttgagcacgtttctgctcgtggagcttattagaaacatgcagaggctttttaggtcgggtacaatcacttctatctgaaccacttctcttgaccacttccatcgctgcaacacctgttggtttgacctgataactgctcttaTATCATATTcttcatgagatagttggatgtttgaacacctcctttaaaacatgctataaataaaatgtgattaatcgtgaTCAACTATTGAAATTCAGCGACTAACCATCATAAAAAATATCGTTTGACAGCTCCAATTTCTGCTCCTGTGACAGGCTGATAAATAATCCTCCTGACGCAGAGTGTGATCTTATGTCCTTTTACGACCAATTACAATACAGATCTAATGATTCACCTTTCACTGGTGCAGATAAtgcaggagaagaggagagggagtttCCAAAGTGACAACCTGTCTGTCAACACGTGATGTTGATGGTGCAACATTTGCCCTTCAGCCAGATGTGAAGTTGATCAAAGCAGCCGCAGCTTTAGAAGGAGTGACTGAGAGCGACCTGTCTCCAGGGTAACAAAATAAAGTAATCCCGCCTGAGAGTCATCAGTTAGGGAGAGGAAGTTTAtgtctaagtctaagtctagGAAGTACatgcgtgcctgtgtgtgtgtgtgtgtgtgtgtgtgtgtgtgtgtgtgtgtgtgtgtgtgtgtgtgtgtgcagctgaacAGCTTTGGTTTTGATCAATCTTGTCCTCCTTGCAGAGTGGTGTCGTCAGTGACTACATGTACCAGGATGCATTGCGTGATGCAGATACAGCCTGAGGATCATGACACTGCATTTCACTGTGTCCTCTTGTTAAAACACATCCACTGCCGTGCTCTGACTGTTTGAGGTGCGGaggagaaaaatataaaaaggacACTTTTCCCTGCATTATGTTGAATACTTATGCAACAATATTTGGTgggaatccccccccccctccaaggACACAAACTAACAACATTTGCAGGTGCACCCCAGAGATGCAggtgttgctttttttaaagcattgatCTTCATATTCTGAGAAACTGCAGAGAAGGGATGATGGATGTGTGCGTGGGGATGATTAATCAGATCAATTCAGTTAAAATCAAGTTAGCGatgatttttttacattacaggaTGTTACTGTAAAAGCAAAGGTGTCTGAAGAGGAGCCTAAAACGCAGATAAGGCCGAGAGCAAGGACCCTACACTGTCCTCTGACACTCAGGGGGGGAGcatactgtattttttattctgaacgTTTCCTCTAACTTGTGCATCGGTCTGcaaagccaaacacacacaaaaacgaTACATGTTGAATTTAATGATCCGCATGATAAGACAGTCTTCCTGCCCCATTAGGTCCTGGGCTTCAGCGAGGGAGACCAACCGAAGGAGGAAGGGGACCAAccgaaggaggagggggaccaACCAATGGAAGAACAGCAGTCGCAGCTGAGGACGCAGATGCATTACCCTTTTGAGAGGCAGATGCAGACTCGGCTGCAGATGAAGATGCAGCTGCAGATAAAAAGCAAGCTGCCAGCGTACCTGCGCCAGGTTGTAACAAAGACAGAACGAAATAAATGCTAAGTGACGATGTTTCCAATAATCTGCAAAAACTTTGATGACAGAATTTGGATTTGCAAAAAGAGTCATTTGAGGCATAAAACAAGCAGATAAAATATCTACTAAACAACATGAAGGAGCGTTCATTCCTTTAAAAACCTCAGCCATGGATTATTTTAGATCAGCTAACAGGCTTTAGTGAGTGTTGAGGTTGTGATGATGTTTGGGGTCTTTCCTCATCGTTTAACAGGTGAGCTCAGCAAAGGGCCCACTGAATAAATACCTTACACACAGCTGTGCTCatgcttctctctcctctggctcTTTGCAGTGCCTCAAACCAGAGAATGGTGACGATGAAGTCCACGCTAAGTTTGGTGAGCTGCTGAGCGAGCTCAACAAGGAGGACGCTCCGTATGCGCTCAGTGTCGCCAACAGGCTGTACGGAGAGAAGTCCTACAGATTTAATAAGGTGTGTGCTCGGTTTAACATCGAAGGGGGGCGTGGGGGGTTTATAAATAATCAGCCACCAAcactatccatccattatctttaccgcttgTCCCGTTTCGGGGTCACTCAACTGGGTCACGgaggggctggagctgatcccagctgttatTGGGCTGAGAGgcagggttacaccctggactgttcaccagccaatcacagagctgacatatagagacagacaaccagacacactcacattcacacctacagacaatttagagtctccagttaacctaacgagcatgtctttagactgtgggaggaagacagagaaccaggagagaacccacacatgaacgaggagaacatgcagactccacacagagagactcctgaaggacggggattcaaaccaggaaggaacccaagcagttgcctgccttgccatGTGggtcagctgtggctcagttggtagagtcggtttgatccccagctcctgcagcttaaTGTACGATGTTTCCTTGAGCAACACTTAACCCCGTCAGCGGTGTTTGAATATGTATGactggattagttacttctgacaCACAGCATCTCTGGTCTTGATCAGGGCTTGCAAACCAacatttcttctccttcttcctacACTAACAAAGAGTACATAGAGCGTCTGGATGTTTGCCTATGACATTCAGAAAACTAGCCGAGCCAGGATGGTGTCAGTCTTAGCCCGGTCTCCCAGAGTTTAATATCCTTTCATCAGAAGactgcagagagaaataaagcattccctttttgttcttcttttcacACTTGCTACCTTTTCTTTGCACATTTTCCCATAAACAAACATCTGTGGTGTGACCGCAGCGATATGTGGTCACATATACATAAAGGCGCTTTAAGTCAATCCTTCCTCGTTGTTACGTTCTTCCTGCTTGGAGTCCCTGGTTTCGATCCTGTGTGATGGTATATTCAAACCTGCCTTTTACCATTTTAGGAATACATagcagacacaaaaaaacactacaaCGCTGAGCTGAAGTCTGTGGATTTCAAAAAGAAGGCAGAGGAAGCCCGGGTCCACATCAACGACTGGGTTGAGAAGAACACACAAGGTAGGAGTTCATAAGACTCCTTCCCCTGTTCTGATGTCTCTACCCCCCAGAGACGCAACTGTGCCGatatctgtcatgatgtcataaaaCTTCTCCTTCACCTGCAGGTAAAATCAAGGACCTGCTGGCTGAGGGTGCAGTGGACGACATGACCCGGCTGGCGCTGATCAACGCCGTCTACTTCAAGGGAACATGGGACCAACAGTTCAAGGAGCAGGACACTGTGGAGTATCAGTTTAGAGTAAATAAGGTAACTGAAGAGCAGCTGTCATTCACTCTGTATTTCCGCAGCTGGCATCTCTGCAGCTGGATGTACATTTTATGTTTCTATCGTGTTTATTAtagtatatttatttatttgttagggacagatACAATA is part of the Labrus mixtus chromosome 19, fLabMix1.1, whole genome shotgun sequence genome and encodes:
- the LOC132994268 gene encoding leukocyte elastase inhibitor-like, translated to MASTSPPFSLSKANSTFSLDLFKKLSDDDKTANIFYSPLSISSALAMVMLGARANTAAQMSEVLGFSEGDQPKEEGDQPKEEGDQPMEEQQSQLRTQMHYPFERQMQTRLQMKMQLQIKSKLPAYLRQCLKPENGDDEVHAKFGELLSELNKEDAPYALSVANRLYGEKSYRFNKEYIADTKKHYNAELKSVDFKKKAEEARVHINDWVEKNTQGKIKDLLAEGAVDDMTRLALINAVYFKGTWDQQFKEQDTVEYQFRVNKNDTKLVKMMQKKSKFAHRSIPEINIKVLEMPYKGEDLSMIIFLPHDIEDDSTGLENLETELTHQKFVDWSRPDMMDQGTVEVKLPRFKLEETYELNNVLKKMGMLDAFDVAMSDFSGMSPANDLFLSKVVHKAFVDVNEEGTEAAAATGIVMGIRSIDIPFTFIADHPFLFFIKHIPTKTTLFAGRYCSPE